From a single Nicotiana tomentosiformis chromosome 2, ASM39032v3, whole genome shotgun sequence genomic region:
- the LOC138905966 gene encoding uncharacterized protein — protein sequence MKGVIRFRKKGKLSPRYIGPYKIICKVGQIAYELDLPSYLESVHPVFHMSMLRKCIGDPSRVVPVDDVQVTEKLLNKETPIAILDRQVRRLRTKDVASVKVLWRNNNVEEMTWEAEEGMKSRYPHLFPLLEKDSTETSQP from the coding sequence atgaaaggcgttataaggttcagaaagaaaggaaaacttagccctcggtacattggaccatataagatcatatgCAAGGTAGGCCAgatagcatatgagttagacttgccttcttacttggagtctgtacatccagtttTTCATATGTCTATGCTTCGtaaatgtatcggagatccttctagagtcgTGCCAGTTGATGACGTTCAGGTCACAGAGAAGCTATTAAATAAGGAAACTCCTATTGCTATACTAGAcagacaggttcggagattgaggactaaagatgtagcttcggtgaaagtactttggagaaacaataatgtggaagaaatgacttgggaagccgaagaaggcatgaagtctagatatcctcacttatttCCTCTTCTAGAGAAGGAttcgactgagacatcacagccttaa